In a genomic window of Meleagris gallopavo isolate NT-WF06-2002-E0010 breed Aviagen turkey brand Nicholas breeding stock chromosome 1, Turkey_5.1, whole genome shotgun sequence:
- the TSKU gene encoding tsukushin, which translates to MQFLAWFNLLLLLPCFSSTKTCFPGCHCEVESFGLFDSFSLTKVDCSGIGSHIVPVPIPLDTSYLDLSSNKLETINESMLTGPGYTTLVSLDLSYNKIAKISSTTFSRLRYLESLDLSHNSLEVLPEDCFSSSPLGDIDLSNNKLLDIAIDVFASKGQGKPLNVDLSNNMLSKITRNHEKSVPNIQNLNLSGNRLTTVPNLQGIPLRYLNLDGNPLAKIEKGDFKGLKGLIHLSLSGLHDFRELSPYSFKELPALQVLDLSNNPNLRSLTAEVIFGLNSIQELNLSGTGVSSLPKTVLKYLPSLKSITLRKNIQCFKTIKEGQYHRQIGLTKKEVLSCHDSHGAVAAAPYVL; encoded by the coding sequence AAGCTTTGGTCTCTTTGACAGCTTTAGCCTGACCAAGGTGGACTGCAGCGGAATAGGCTCACACATTGTTCCTGTCCCAATCCCTCTAGATACCTCCTACTTGGATCTGTCCTCAAACAAACTGGAAACAATCAATGAATCAATGCTAACTGGCCCTGGATACACCACCCTCGTGAGCCTCGACCTGAGCTACAATAAAATTGCCAAGATTTCCTCCACAACTTTCTCCAGGCTTCGCTATCTGGAGTCTTTGGATCTGAGTCATAACTCTCTGGAAGTCCTTCCAGAGGACTGCTTCTCCAGTTCTCCTTTGGGTGACATAGATTTGAGCAATAACAAGCTTTTGGATATAGCGATAGATGTTTTTGCTTCAAAGGGTCAAGGAAAACCCTTGAATGTGGATCTATCCAATAACATGCTCAGCAAAATTACAAGGAACCATGAAAAGAGCGTCCCCAACATCCAGAACTTAAATCTTTCTGGAAACAGGCTAACAACTGTGCCAAACCTCCAAGGCATTCCTCTTCGATACTTAAATCTTGATGGCAACCCACTAGCCAAGATTGAGAAAGGAGACTTCAAGGGGCTGAAAGGTTTGATTCATTTATCCCTCAGCGGCCTCCATGACTTTAGAGAGCTATCTCCTTACAGTTTCAAGGAATTACCAGCCCTCCAAGTTCTGGATTTATCCAACAATCCCAACCTAAGGTCATTGACTGCTGAAGTTATCTTTGGCCTGAACTCTATACAAGAGCTCAACCTCTCTGGGACCGGCGTGTCCTCCTTGCCAAAGACTGTGCTGAAATACCTACCTTCTCTCAAAAGCATCACCTTGAGGAAGAACATTCAGTGTTTTAAGACCATCAAAGAAGGACAGTACCACCGACAAATTGGGCTGACCAAAAAAGAGGTCCTCAGCTGCCACGACAGCCACGGGGCCGTAGCAGCAGCGCCTTACGTTTTgtga